A genomic stretch from Lathyrus oleraceus cultivar Zhongwan6 chromosome 2, CAAS_Psat_ZW6_1.0, whole genome shotgun sequence includes:
- the LOC127120054 gene encoding uncharacterized protein LOC127120054: MAIKNHVRSNSFPSQSHPNSTRIEQELSKIKTWETTSTSTSDSITISLSLMEDLYTSLEDFLNMASTQKAISQHQGENFVEELLDGSVKILDICGITRDTMLDIKENVEALHSSLRRRKGDSSIESSVAEYNFFTKKMKKNVTKLITSLKQMESKFGASTLLNQDQEVVSVIRVLREVIVMNMSIFQSILSFLASKSKATKWLKIAKFMHKRTISCEEENLNELQCVDASLRTLLREGSDVAKMQVALESFEALENAIEGLEKGLESVFRCLVKIRVCLLNMTQ; this comes from the coding sequence ATGGCAATAAAGAACCATGTTCGATCTAATAGTTTTCCTTCTCAATCTCATCCTAACTCCACTAGAATAGAACAAGAGCTAAGCAAAATCAAGACATGGGAAACAACATCAACATCCACATCTGATTCAATTACCATTAGCCTTTCTTTGATGGAAGATTTGTATACTTCATTGGAAGATTTTCTCAATATGGCATCAACGCAAAAGGCCATTTCTCAGCATCAAGGTGAGAATTTTGTGGAAGAGTTGTTGGATGGTTCGGTGAAAATTTTGGATATTTGTGGTATTACAAGAGACACAATGTTAGACATTAAAGAAAATGTTGAAGCCCTTCACTCTTCTCTTAGAAGAAGAAAGGGAGATTCAAGCATCGAATCAAGTGTAGCCGAATATAACTTCTTCACaaagaagatgaagaaaaatgTCACAAAGTTGATCACATCTCTAAAACAAATGGAAAGTAAATTTGGAGCTTCCACACTTTTGAACCAAGATCAAGAAGTAGTTTCAGTGATAAGAGTTCTTAGAGAGGTTATAGTAATGAACATGTCTATCTTTCAATCCATTTTGTCTTTCTTGGCTTCCAAGTCAAAGGCAACCAAATGGTTGAAAATCGCAAAGTTTATGCATAAGAGGACAATATCATGTGAGGAGGAGAATTTAAATGAATTGCAGTGTGTGGATGCATCCTTAAGAACCCTTTTACGCGAAGGTTCTGATGTTGCCAAGATGCAAGTTGCACTTGAAAGTTTTGAAGCTTTGGAGAATGCAATTGAAGGGTTAGAGAAAGGTTTGGAAAGTGTATTTAGGTGTTTGGTTAAAATTAGAGTTTGTCTTTTGAACATGACTCAATAG
- the LOC127120053 gene encoding uncharacterized protein LOC127120053, translating into MATKNHVRSNSFPSQSHPNSARIEQDLSKIKTWETTSTSTSDSSTVGLSLLEDLYTSLEDFLNMASTQKVISQHQGENFVEELLDGSVKILDICGITRDIMLDIKENVEALHSSLRRRKGDSSIESSVAEYNFFTKKMKKNVTKLITSLKQMESKFGASTLLNQDQEVVYVIRVLREVIVMNMSIFQSILSFLASKSKETKWSKMVKLMHKRTISCEEESLNELQCVDASLRTLLREGSDVAKMQVALESFEALENAIEGLEKGLESVFRCLVKTRVCLLNMTQ; encoded by the coding sequence ATGGCAACAAAGAACCATGTTCGCTCTAATAGTTTTCCTTCTCAATCTCATCCTAACTCCGCTAGAATAGAACAAGATCTAAGCAAAATCAAGACATGGGAAACCACATCAACATCCACATCTGATTCAAGTACCGTTGGTCTTTCTTTGCTGGAAGATTTGTACACTTCATTGGAAGATTTTCTCAATATGGCATCAACACAAAAAGTCATTTCTCAGCATCAAGGTGAGAATTTTGTGGAAGAGTTGTTGGATGGTTCGGTGAAAATTTTGGATATTTGTGGTATTACAAGAGACATCATGTTAGACATTAAAGAAAATGTTGAAGCACTTCACTCTTCTCTTAGAAGAAGAAAGGGAGATTCAAGCATCGAATCAAGTGTAGCCGAATATAACTTCTTCACaaagaagatgaagaaaaatgTCACAAAGTTGATCACATCTTTAAAACAGATGGAAAGTAAATTTGGAGCTTCCACACTTTTGAACCAAGATCAAGAAGTTGTTTATGTGATAAGAGTTCTTAGAGAGGTTATAGTAATGAACATGTCTATCTTTCAATCCATTTTGTCTTTCTTGGCTTCCAAGTCAAAGGAAACCAAATGGTCGAAAATGGTAAAGTTGATGCATAAGAGGACAATATCATGTGAGGAGGAGAGTTTAAATGAATTGCAGTGTGTGGATGCATCCTTAAGAACCCTTTTACGCGAAGGTTCTGATGTTGCCAAGATGCAGGTTGCACTTGAAAGTTTTGAAGCTTTGGAGAATGCAATTGAAGGGTTAGAGAAAGGTTTGGAAAGTGTATTTAGGTGTTTGGTTAAAACTAGAGTTTGTCTTTTGAACATGACTCAATAG